From one Bradyrhizobium sp. Ash2021 genomic stretch:
- a CDS encoding DUF3455 domain-containing protein has product MSNFKTATLALLLLSGMPLTAHAETPLPDAIAAPGEAVVLAVHAEGAQVYECKAGAEGKLAWAFREPVATLMANGKTVGRHYGGPSWEHVDGSAVVGKAIGNAPGATPSDIPWLKLEVTSRRGSGILSGATTVQRINTQGGKLDGACDKTGATRSAPYSADYVFLRKG; this is encoded by the coding sequence ATGTCGAATTTCAAGACTGCCACGCTGGCACTACTACTGTTGTCGGGAATGCCTCTCACCGCGCACGCCGAGACACCGCTTCCCGACGCCATCGCGGCGCCGGGAGAGGCGGTCGTCCTCGCCGTTCACGCCGAGGGCGCGCAGGTCTACGAATGCAAGGCAGGCGCCGAAGGCAAACTGGCCTGGGCGTTCCGCGAGCCGGTTGCGACCCTGATGGCCAACGGCAAGACCGTCGGCCGCCACTATGGCGGACCGAGCTGGGAACATGTCGACGGCAGCGCCGTCGTCGGCAAAGCCATCGGCAACGCGCCCGGCGCAACGCCAAGCGACATTCCCTGGCTGAAGCTCGAGGTGACTTCCAGGCGCGGCAGCGGCATCCTCTCGGGCGCAACGACCGTGCAGCGGATCAACACGCAGGGCGGAAAGCTCGACGGCGCGTGCGACAAGACCGGCGCCACCCGCAGCGCGCCCTACTCGGCGGATTACGTGTTTTTGCGCAAGGGGTAA
- a CDS encoding NADP-dependent isocitrate dehydrogenase: protein MAKIKVTNPVVELDGDEMTRIIWQYIKDKLINPFLDINLMYFDLGMEYRDKTNDQVTVDAANAIKKVGVGVKCATITPDEARVKEFGLKEMWKSPNGTIRNILGGVVFREPIICKNVPRLVPGWTKPIIIGRHAFGDQYRATDFKFPSKGTLTMKFVGEDGKVIEREVYKAPSAGIALAMYNLDDSIADFARASFNQGLSKGYSVYLSTKNTILKTYDGRFKDIFQDIFDKEFKAKFDAKKITYEHRLIDDMVAAAMKWSGGYVWACKNYDGDVQSDTVAQGYGSLGLMTSVLMTPDGDTVEAEAAHGTVTRHYREHQKGKETSTNSIASIFAWTRGLSHRAKLDNNEALAKFAATLERVCVETVEAGYMTKDLALLVGADQRWLSTTGFLDKVAENLTKAMVPA from the coding sequence ATGGCAAAAATCAAGGTGACCAACCCCGTCGTCGAACTCGATGGCGACGAGATGACCCGGATCATCTGGCAATACATCAAGGACAAGCTGATCAACCCGTTCCTCGATATCAACCTGATGTATTTCGACCTTGGGATGGAATACCGCGACAAGACCAATGACCAGGTCACGGTCGACGCCGCCAACGCCATCAAGAAAGTCGGCGTCGGCGTCAAATGCGCCACCATCACCCCGGACGAGGCCCGGGTGAAGGAATTCGGCCTCAAGGAAATGTGGAAATCGCCGAACGGCACCATCCGCAACATCCTCGGCGGCGTCGTGTTCCGCGAACCCATCATCTGCAAGAACGTACCGCGGCTGGTCCCCGGCTGGACCAAGCCGATCATCATCGGCCGTCACGCCTTCGGCGACCAGTACCGCGCCACCGATTTCAAATTCCCGAGCAAGGGAACGCTAACGATGAAATTCGTCGGCGAGGACGGCAAGGTGATCGAACGGGAAGTCTATAAGGCTCCCAGCGCCGGCATTGCGCTGGCGATGTACAATCTCGACGACTCGATCGCCGATTTCGCCCGTGCTTCCTTCAACCAGGGCCTCTCCAAGGGTTATTCGGTCTATCTCTCTACCAAGAACACCATCCTGAAAACCTATGACGGGCGGTTCAAGGACATCTTCCAGGACATCTTCGACAAGGAATTCAAGGCCAAGTTCGACGCCAAGAAGATCACCTACGAGCACCGCCTGATCGACGACATGGTGGCGGCGGCGATGAAGTGGTCGGGCGGCTATGTCTGGGCCTGCAAGAACTACGACGGCGACGTGCAGTCCGACACCGTGGCGCAAGGTTACGGCTCGCTCGGCCTGATGACCTCGGTCTTGATGACGCCGGACGGCGACACCGTGGAAGCCGAGGCCGCGCATGGCACGGTGACCCGGCATTACCGCGAGCACCAGAAGGGCAAGGAGACCTCGACCAACTCGATCGCCTCGATCTTCGCCTGGACCCGCGGCCTGTCGCATCGCGCCAAGCTCGACAATAACGAGGCGCTGGCGAAGTTTGCCGCCACGCTGGAGCGGGTCTGCGTCGAAACCGTCGAGGCCGGCTACATGACCAAGGACCTTGCGCTGCTGGTTGGCGCCGACCAGCGCTGGCTCTCCACCACCGGCTTCCTCGACAAGGTCGCGGAAAACCTGACCAAGGCGATGGTGCCGGCATAA